One Massilia sp. 9096 genomic window carries:
- a CDS encoding GNAT family N-acetyltransferase, with the protein MNILPYTIDHYDDVMALMHGTSGVAIRDADSRQATERYLARNPGMSFLCIDAGRVVGCAMCGHDGRRGYLQHVVVDAAYRGRGIANELVESCLAELCKIGIEKTHIDVFVDNDLANRYWTRRRWQRRQDIYRYSLNRSGRESA; encoded by the coding sequence ATGAATATTCTCCCCTATACAATCGACCACTATGACGATGTGATGGCTTTGATGCACGGCACGTCCGGAGTAGCGATCCGCGATGCCGATTCTCGGCAAGCGACAGAGCGCTACCTCGCACGTAATCCGGGCATGAGTTTCCTGTGTATCGACGCAGGGCGGGTGGTGGGCTGTGCGATGTGCGGCCATGATGGGCGTCGCGGATATCTGCAGCACGTCGTCGTCGATGCGGCGTATCGCGGCCGTGGTATCGCCAACGAACTGGTCGAGAGCTGCTTGGCGGAGCTATGCAAAATCGGGATCGAAAAAACCCATATCGATGTTTTTGTCGACAATGATCTCGCTAACCGTTACTGGACACGGCGCCGATGGCAGCGACGGCAAGACATCTACCGCTATTCACTGAATCGTTCAGGTAGAGAGAGCGCTTGA
- a CDS encoding antibiotic biosynthesis monooxygenase family protein, whose amino-acid sequence MPTSLRMFSLTALAALVTGCSISMPFKWIDGLSHQQGIDNGTAHEQLIVAITHATVDADKRKSFDDAAYRVLDSLPSQPGLVGYSVRRQLFGNEVWTATVWTDEASIERFVRAAAHTQGVATSGSAVQHIEYTRLNIRRDELPISWGRLLEAVQAKEHAPGVS is encoded by the coding sequence ATGCCCACCTCATTACGGATGTTTTCCCTGACGGCGCTGGCCGCCCTCGTCACCGGCTGCAGCATTTCGATGCCTTTCAAATGGATCGACGGCCTGTCCCACCAACAGGGAATCGACAACGGCACCGCGCACGAGCAACTCATCGTCGCCATCACCCACGCCACCGTCGATGCGGACAAACGGAAAAGTTTCGATGATGCCGCTTACCGCGTGCTCGACAGCCTGCCTTCCCAACCGGGACTGGTCGGGTATTCGGTGCGGCGCCAATTGTTTGGCAATGAAGTCTGGACCGCGACGGTGTGGACGGACGAGGCCTCAATTGAGCGCTTCGTCCGCGCCGCGGCGCACACCCAGGGCGTAGCCACATCGGGCTCTGCGGTACAGCACATTGAATACACGAGGCTGAACATCCGCCGTGACGAACTGCCGATCAGCTGGGGACGGTTACTGGAAGCGGTACAAGCAAAAGAACATGCGCCAGGGGTGTCGTGA
- a CDS encoding AraC family transcriptional regulator produces MDPLSDLLSTLKPNDYMFRGIDMAGAWSLQFPANDGLGCYAVISGECWLAMEGDAAPIRLGPGDCVLLAKGKPFRFASDLDLPAIDAVGFVTSAVAGGIASMHGGGEVTGVGGFFHFPEKDAGDLLHALPEVILINNPSNKAALRFSMELLMQELRDMQSGGHLVAIHLAQMALVLALRAYLGRAPALRQGWLAAVADKQLGKAITAIHKNPGCGWTLQTLAELACMSRATFASRFKTTVGVAPIEYVLRWRMLVAGERLASGARDSIGAIALSLGYATESAFSAAFKRTMGCSPDAYRRRARSAPTA; encoded by the coding sequence ATGGACCCACTGTCGGACCTGCTGTCCACGCTCAAGCCCAACGACTATATGTTTCGCGGGATCGACATGGCCGGCGCGTGGTCGCTCCAGTTTCCGGCAAACGACGGGCTTGGCTGCTATGCGGTGATTTCAGGCGAATGCTGGCTCGCGATGGAGGGCGATGCCGCGCCCATCCGGCTCGGTCCAGGCGACTGCGTTCTCCTGGCCAAGGGCAAGCCATTTCGCTTTGCAAGTGATCTCGACCTGCCTGCTATCGACGCTGTCGGATTTGTGACGTCCGCCGTGGCTGGGGGCATCGCAAGCATGCATGGCGGAGGCGAGGTCACAGGAGTCGGCGGCTTTTTCCATTTTCCCGAGAAGGATGCTGGCGACCTGTTGCATGCGCTGCCGGAGGTCATACTCATCAATAATCCATCGAATAAAGCGGCGCTGCGCTTTTCGATGGAGCTTTTGATGCAGGAGCTGCGGGACATGCAATCCGGCGGCCACCTCGTCGCCATCCATCTCGCCCAGATGGCGCTCGTCCTTGCGCTGCGCGCCTACCTCGGGCGCGCGCCCGCGTTACGGCAAGGATGGCTCGCTGCGGTGGCCGACAAGCAGCTCGGCAAAGCCATCACTGCCATTCATAAAAACCCGGGGTGCGGGTGGACCTTGCAGACGCTGGCCGAACTGGCCTGCATGTCGCGCGCCACGTTCGCGTCCCGCTTCAAAACCACGGTAGGCGTCGCGCCGATCGAATATGTGCTGCGCTGGCGTATGCTGGTGGCCGGTGAGAGGCTGGCATCGGGCGCAAGGGATTCGATCGGCGCGATCGCTCTGTCGCTGGGCTATGCGACCGAGAGCGCATTCAGCGCCGCCTTCAAGAGAACGATGGGTTGCTCGCCCGACGCCTATCGGCGCAGGGCACGGTCCGCCCCAACCGCTTGA
- a CDS encoding SDR family oxidoreductase, producing MQFRIQTDDRRETMLSFLMRGALICSALILGGCATMSADDRQSIAGKTYVITGASSGFGRGAALRLAQMHANVVLAARRTEVLNQVASEAQAAGGTPLVVTTDVSKLDDMRHLRDATLQRFGRIDVWINNAAVGAIGEFDKVPAEDHARVVDVNLKGVIYGSHLALEQFRKQGHGVLVNLGSVESEIPLAYHASYSATKAAILGLDRALREELRLEGVRGPIEIATIMPWATDTPFFDHAANYTGRTARMPMMDDAEKVVDYIVYASVHPSEEVPTGWKARGAYWSHRIAPDITERMAANVAHTSQMEHAPATQPPTSGSLYLSPPTGTGVDGGVRARMHREDEERKGKE from the coding sequence ATGCAGTTTCGAATCCAGACCGACGACCGGAGAGAAACCATGCTGTCCTTCCTGATGCGCGGCGCCCTGATCTGCTCGGCGCTGATCCTCGGCGGCTGCGCCACGATGAGCGCCGACGACCGGCAAAGCATCGCCGGCAAGACCTACGTGATCACCGGCGCGTCCAGCGGCTTCGGGCGCGGGGCCGCATTGCGGCTGGCGCAGATGCACGCCAACGTGGTGCTGGCCGCGCGCCGCACCGAGGTGCTGAACCAGGTCGCGAGCGAGGCCCAGGCCGCGGGCGGTACGCCGCTGGTGGTCACCACCGACGTCTCCAAGCTGGACGACATGCGCCACCTGCGCGACGCCACGCTGCAGCGCTTCGGGCGCATCGACGTCTGGATCAACAACGCGGCGGTCGGCGCGATCGGCGAATTCGACAAGGTGCCGGCCGAGGACCATGCGCGCGTGGTCGACGTCAACCTGAAGGGCGTGATCTACGGCAGCCACCTGGCGCTCGAGCAGTTCCGCAAGCAGGGCCACGGCGTGCTGGTCAACCTGGGTTCGGTCGAGAGCGAGATCCCGCTGGCCTACCACGCCTCGTATTCGGCCACCAAGGCCGCCATCCTCGGGCTGGACCGCGCGCTGCGCGAAGAGCTGCGCCTCGAAGGCGTGCGCGGTCCGATCGAGATCGCCACCATCATGCCGTGGGCGACCGACACGCCCTTCTTCGATCATGCCGCCAACTACACCGGCCGCACCGCGCGCATGCCGATGATGGACGACGCCGAGAAGGTGGTCGACTACATCGTCTACGCCTCGGTGCACCCGAGCGAGGAAGTGCCGACCGGCTGGAAGGCGCGCGGCGCCTACTGGTCGCACCGCATCGCGCCCGACATCACCGAGCGCATGGCGGCCAACGTCGCGCACACCTCGCAGATGGAGCATGCCCCGGCCACGCAGCCGCCGACCAGCGGCTCGCTGTACCTGTCGCCGCCGACCGGAACCGGAGTCGATGGCGGCGTGCGCGCGCGCATGCATCGCGAGGACGAGGAGCGCAAGGGCAAGGAGTGA